One genomic region from Nymphaea colorata isolate Beijing-Zhang1983 chromosome 12, ASM883128v2, whole genome shotgun sequence encodes:
- the LOC116266465 gene encoding uncharacterized protein LOC116266465, which yields MGKYKAPLPNRTQEKRAQVKEFKRKVYGDPNTGKLKIKDAPLSISGKRKRKLFRRMWKEHKDALVQGLETMDDMEMAPVNAEGTSKDSSKSSTKFFVKKNVKLKLKKKKGKGKVLMEDSEPNVDAMEE from the exons ATGGGGAAGTACAAGGCTCCTCTGCCGAACAGAACTCAGGAGAAGCGAGCGCAAGTCAAGGAGTTCAAACGCAAGGTCTATGGCGACCCCAACACCGGCAAACTCAAGATCAAGGACGCTCCCCTCTCCATTTCAGGAAAGCGCAAGCGCAAGCTCTTCAGGCGGATGTGGAAA GAGCATAAGGATGCGCTAGTACAGGGTTTGGAGACGATGGATGACATGGAGATGGCGCCTGTCAATGCGGAAG GAACTTCTAAAGATAGCAGCAAATCTTCAACGAAGTTTTTTGTGAAGAAGAATGTGAAACTTAAgcttaagaagaagaaaggaaaag GTAAGGTCCTAATGGAGGATTCTGAGCCAAATGTTGATGCCATGGAAGAATGA